The following proteins are encoded in a genomic region of Enterocloster clostridioformis:
- the ruvA gene encoding Holliday junction branch migration protein RuvA, protein MISYVKGPLVAIEEDVIVVEAGHVGLAIHVPVSLLPELPGMGKEVTVYTYFQVREDAMTLYGFLHSQDRDMFRQLLGVNGIGPKGALGILSVLRPDDLRLAIVSEDVKALAKAPGIGNKTAQRLILDLKDRISMDDVLGNMAGGAGMDDVDTGASVAGLVEAAEEAVQALVALGYTSTEASRAVKQVEVTDGMTSEDVLKASLKHLSFL, encoded by the coding sequence ATGATTTCTTACGTAAAAGGGCCTCTCGTGGCCATTGAGGAAGACGTTATCGTGGTGGAGGCAGGTCATGTGGGCCTGGCCATCCATGTACCTGTCTCCCTGCTTCCGGAGCTTCCGGGAATGGGGAAAGAGGTGACGGTTTATACATATTTTCAGGTAAGGGAGGATGCCATGACCCTCTATGGCTTCCTTCACAGCCAGGACAGGGACATGTTCAGGCAGCTGCTGGGGGTGAACGGCATCGGACCAAAGGGCGCATTGGGAATTCTCTCCGTGCTCCGACCGGACGATCTGCGCCTGGCCATTGTCAGCGAGGATGTGAAGGCCCTGGCCAAAGCGCCGGGCATTGGCAATAAGACGGCCCAGCGCCTGATTTTGGATTTGAAGGACAGGATATCCATGGACGACGTGCTGGGGAACATGGCTGGCGGGGCCGGCATGGATGATGTGGATACAGGCGCATCCGTAGCCGGGCTGGTGGAAGCGGCCGAGGAGGCGGTCCAGGCGCTGGTAGCCCTTGGCTACACCAGCACGGAGGCATCCAGGGCAGTGAAGCAGGTGGAGGTCACGGACGGGATGACTTCGGAGGATGTGTTAAAGGCGTCCTTAAAGCATCTGTCCTTCCTGTAA
- the ruvB gene encoding Holliday junction branch migration DNA helicase RuvB, translating to MERRIITTEVTAEDERIETTLRPQCLRDYVGQEKIKSTLNIYIEAAKTRGEPLDHVLFYGPPGLGKTTLAGIIANEMGTNMKVTSGPAIEKPGEMAAILNNLQEGDVLFVDEIHRLNRQVEEVLYPAMEDFAIDIMLGKDSTARSIRLDLPHFTLVGATTRAGLLTAPLRDRFGVIQRLEFYTPEELKIIILHSARVLGVEIEAGGAMELARRSRGTPRLANRLLKRVRDFAQVKYDGVITREVTDFALDIMDVDKLGLDQNDRNILLMIIEKFSGGPVGLDTLAAALGEDSGTLEEVYEPYLLMNGLINRTPRGRMATETAYRHLGLEM from the coding sequence ATGGAACGCAGGATTATAACAACGGAAGTAACGGCGGAGGACGAGCGCATAGAGACCACGCTCCGACCCCAATGTCTCAGGGATTATGTAGGGCAGGAGAAGATTAAGTCCACCCTTAACATCTATATAGAAGCAGCCAAGACCAGAGGGGAGCCTCTGGACCATGTGCTGTTTTACGGCCCGCCGGGACTGGGCAAGACTACGCTGGCAGGTATCATTGCCAATGAGATGGGAACCAATATGAAGGTGACCAGCGGCCCGGCCATTGAAAAGCCGGGAGAGATGGCGGCCATACTGAACAATCTCCAGGAAGGAGATGTGCTTTTCGTGGACGAGATACACCGTCTGAACCGTCAGGTTGAGGAGGTGCTGTACCCGGCCATGGAGGATTTTGCCATCGACATCATGCTGGGAAAGGATTCCACCGCCAGGTCCATACGTCTGGACCTGCCCCATTTTACCCTGGTGGGAGCCACCACCAGGGCAGGACTTCTCACCGCGCCATTAAGGGACCGGTTCGGAGTGATTCAGAGGCTGGAATTCTATACGCCGGAGGAGCTGAAAATCATTATCCTCCACTCTGCCAGGGTCCTGGGCGTGGAAATCGAAGCGGGGGGAGCCATGGAGCTGGCCAGACGTTCCAGGGGAACCCCAAGGCTGGCCAACCGTCTGTTAAAGAGGGTCAGAGATTTTGCCCAGGTCAAATATGACGGCGTTATTACCCGGGAGGTAACGGATTTTGCCCTGGACATCATGGATGTGGACAAACTGGGACTGGACCAGAACGACAGGAATATCCTGCTGATGATTATAGAAAAATTTTCCGGCGGTCCCGTGGGATTAGACACCCTGGCAGCGGCTCTGGGAGAAGATTCAGGAACCCTGGAGGAGGTATACGAACCATACCTCCTTATGAACGGTCTGATAAACCGCACCCCAAGGGGCCGCATGGCTACCGAAACAGCCTATCGCCACCTGGGCTTAGAAATGTAG
- the zapA gene encoding cell division protein ZapA, which translates to MDTKNYTQVLIDGKVYTLGGSEDESYLQKAASYVNEKNSAMRKVPGFTKQSADYQMVMTELNIADDYFKAMEWGEGMERQKNDMEKETYSLKHELVSTQMKLEAVLKDLEERQRELDRLNRRIAQLEGELKEARENLQNLRTNSSAETESKARVQAEAVEEIEETVEIEAGITRSASRPEPVSGSAVREASQPETASQTPDADASAQQPAASADQSDEKRPAPSLRVLNPASEAGRGMAAASTQAAATAAPSAAPVTAPLTGGMTDEELARKALQAARKAGSHKGGRR; encoded by the coding sequence ATGGATACAAAAAATTACACCCAAGTTTTAATAGACGGAAAAGTATACACACTGGGCGGCAGCGAGGATGAGAGCTATCTCCAGAAAGCTGCCAGCTACGTAAACGAGAAAAACAGCGCCATGAGGAAGGTACCGGGATTCACCAAACAGAGTGCGGATTACCAGATGGTCATGACGGAGTTAAATATAGCAGACGATTATTTCAAAGCCATGGAATGGGGCGAGGGAATGGAGCGTCAGAAGAACGATATGGAGAAGGAGACCTACAGCTTAAAGCACGAGCTGGTCAGTACACAGATGAAGCTGGAGGCGGTGCTTAAGGATTTGGAGGAGCGCCAGAGGGAGCTGGATCGCCTGAACCGCCGCATTGCCCAGCTGGAAGGCGAATTAAAGGAAGCCAGAGAAAACCTTCAGAATCTCAGAACTAACTCATCCGCTGAGACCGAAAGTAAAGCCAGAGTGCAGGCAGAGGCAGTGGAGGAGATAGAGGAAACCGTGGAAATTGAGGCCGGCATTACACGGAGTGCCTCCCGTCCGGAACCTGTTTCCGGTTCCGCTGTCAGGGAAGCTTCTCAGCCTGAGACCGCTTCACAGACACCGGATGCGGACGCATCTGCGCAGCAGCCCGCTGCATCGGCAGACCAGTCTGATGAGAAGCGGCCGGCACCGTCTCTGCGGGTGTTAAACCCCGCGTCAGAAGCAGGCAGGGGAATGGCAGCAGCTTCCACTCAGGCAGCGGCAACCGCAGCACCGTCCGCAGCGCCTGTTACGGCCCCTCTCACAGGGGGGATGACGGATGAGGAGCTTGCCAGAAAGGCGCTGCAGGCAGCCAGAAAGGCCGGTTCCCACAAAGGTGGAAGAAGATAA
- a CDS encoding U32 family peptidase produces the protein MEKRQVEVLAPAGSFESMKAAVAAGADAVYMGGSRFGARAYADNPDEKGLLEAMGYVHLHGRRLYMTVNTLFKEDELNDLENYMRPYCERGLDGVIVQDLGALAFMRRHFPGLELHSSTQMTVTSVYGARMMKELGCSRVVTAREMSLEEIRRIHDEVDIEIESFVHGALCYCYSGQCLMSSLIGGRSGNRGRCAQPCRLPYSVYEPEDISRMNGKHSVPEQAGQAGARSRISEQTGKRNQGKKPGASGRPDPSPLNKSSERYVLSLKDLCTLDILPDIIEAGVYSLKIEGRMKSPRYTAGVVSIYRKYVDRYLKQGRDGYRVEPEDRKMLLDLFDRGGFTDGYYARHNGRGMVALREKPEFREGNQKLFEYLDKTYVEAELKENVRGHVELAEGEPSRLTLECRKEKVQVLGQAPQAAEKQPMTREKVLKQLNKTGGSPFCFQTLTAQIEGDLFLPVQALNELRRAGFEELEKKLTGAALAIGHSSADPTSRPVLIQNIASQSRPVLTQTAAPQSQPVLTAFLEETAQLSPVLARGEISVVYLDADGFGPDQWRDIADRCHDRGKQCWLALPQIFRSHAQRYLGDSRHLLCQAGFDGVLIRALEETVWLKDLMEQEMPGLPLPFGMDASVYGWNSRSARVLASVGASMLTMSWELNSRELEPVLESCRGLGLTSELIIYGNAPMMVSAQCITNTVKGCTHKRGTLMMKDRTGAVLPVKNHCSFCYNTIYNPAPLSLLGSEKLVRRLMAERLRLQFTVEGTEQTEKVLDAFIGSFVYNRDVDVPFRDFTRGHFKRGVE, from the coding sequence ATGGAGAAGAGACAGGTAGAGGTACTGGCACCGGCAGGGTCATTTGAAAGTATGAAGGCAGCAGTGGCAGCGGGAGCTGACGCAGTCTATATGGGGGGCAGCCGGTTCGGAGCCAGAGCCTATGCGGATAACCCGGATGAAAAGGGGCTTTTGGAGGCCATGGGCTATGTTCATCTGCACGGACGGCGTTTGTACATGACAGTCAATACCCTGTTCAAGGAAGATGAGCTGAACGACCTGGAAAACTACATGCGCCCCTACTGCGAGAGGGGATTGGACGGTGTCATAGTCCAGGATTTGGGAGCGCTGGCTTTCATGCGCCGGCATTTTCCGGGGCTGGAGCTTCATTCCAGCACCCAGATGACGGTGACCAGCGTATACGGGGCCAGGATGATGAAGGAACTGGGATGCAGCCGGGTAGTTACTGCCAGGGAAATGTCACTGGAGGAAATACGGCGAATCCATGATGAGGTAGACATAGAGATAGAGAGCTTTGTACACGGAGCCCTCTGTTACTGCTATTCAGGACAATGTCTTATGAGCAGCCTTATTGGCGGCAGAAGCGGAAACAGGGGACGCTGCGCCCAGCCCTGCCGTCTTCCCTACTCGGTATATGAGCCGGAGGATATAAGCCGGATGAATGGAAAACATTCCGTGCCTGAACAGGCCGGCCAGGCTGGAGCCAGGTCCCGAATCAGTGAACAGACCGGAAAAAGGAACCAGGGCAAAAAGCCGGGCGCCTCCGGCCGGCCGGATCCATCCCCTCTCAATAAAAGCAGCGAGAGATACGTGCTGAGCCTGAAAGATTTGTGCACCCTTGACATCCTGCCCGATATCATAGAGGCAGGCGTGTACTCCCTGAAGATAGAGGGAAGAATGAAGAGCCCCAGATATACGGCGGGCGTGGTGAGCATTTACCGCAAATACGTGGACCGGTATCTGAAGCAGGGACGGGACGGTTACCGTGTGGAGCCGGAGGACAGGAAGATGCTCCTGGACCTTTTTGACAGAGGCGGGTTCACAGACGGCTACTACGCCCGGCACAATGGCCGCGGCATGGTAGCGCTGAGGGAAAAGCCGGAGTTCAGGGAGGGAAACCAGAAACTTTTTGAATATCTGGATAAGACCTATGTGGAGGCCGAACTGAAGGAGAATGTACGGGGGCATGTGGAGCTGGCAGAGGGAGAGCCCAGCCGCCTGACCCTGGAGTGCCGCAAAGAAAAGGTCCAGGTTCTGGGCCAGGCGCCCCAGGCAGCCGAAAAACAGCCCATGACCCGGGAGAAGGTATTAAAACAGCTGAATAAGACGGGAGGGAGCCCCTTTTGTTTCCAAACACTCACAGCCCAAATCGAAGGAGATTTATTCCTTCCGGTTCAGGCGCTCAATGAGCTGCGCCGCGCCGGCTTTGAAGAGCTGGAGAAAAAGCTTACCGGCGCCGCATTGGCCATTGGACATTCTTCTGCGGACCCGACATCCCGGCCCGTTCTTATCCAAAACATAGCTTCGCAGTCCCGGCCCGTTCTTACCCAAACCGCAGCCCCCCAGTCTCAGCCCGTCCTCACGGCCTTCCTGGAAGAAACAGCCCAGCTTTCTCCTGTCCTGGCCCGCGGTGAGATATCGGTGGTTTATCTGGACGCGGACGGTTTCGGCCCGGACCAGTGGAGGGATATCGCTGACCGCTGCCACGACAGGGGAAAACAGTGCTGGCTGGCCCTTCCGCAGATATTCCGGTCCCATGCGCAGAGATACCTGGGGGACAGCCGTCATCTGCTGTGTCAGGCCGGCTTTGACGGCGTGTTAATCAGGGCACTGGAGGAGACCGTATGGCTGAAAGACCTTATGGAACAGGAAATGCCCGGGCTCCCCCTGCCCTTTGGCATGGACGCTTCGGTATATGGCTGGAACAGCCGGTCCGCCAGAGTGCTGGCATCTGTGGGCGCCTCCATGCTCACCATGTCCTGGGAGCTGAACAGCCGTGAGCTGGAGCCTGTTCTTGAGTCATGCCGCGGCCTGGGGCTGACCAGCGAGCTCATTATCTATGGAAACGCGCCTATGATGGTATCTGCCCAGTGCATCACCAATACGGTGAAGGGGTGTACCCATAAACGGGGGACACTTATGATGAAGGACAGGACAGGCGCCGTACTTCCTGTAAAGAACCATTGTTCCTTCTGCTACAATACCATTTACAATCCCGCGCCCCTGTCCCTGCTGGGCAGCGAAAAGCTGGTGCGCCGTCTCATGGCGGAGCGCCTGCGCCTTCAGTTTACGGTGGAGGGAACAGAGCAGACAGAAAAGGTACTCGACGCATTCATCGGTTCCTTTGTATATAACAGGGATGTGGATGTCCCCTTCAGAGACTTTACCAGGGGACATTTTAAGCGCGGAGTGGAGTGA
- a CDS encoding FtsW/RodA/SpoVE family cell cycle protein — MTNLIVEISKYLMILLMAVYTYANFRFFSFPDMERKRKVCARQNRAMFAIHFLAYLVMFLKTEDEGMQAMLLAFYGAQVVFFLCYIYLYRLLYRNVSRLLVNNACMLLCVGFIMLTRLSMAKGLDKALRQFAIVVISAALAWLVPYIMERVWQLYKLQWVYAGAGLLILLVVWAAGNESFGAQLSLTIAGVSIQPSEFVKLTFVFFAASMFYQSTDFKTIFLTTAVAGAHVLVLVLSKDLGSALIFFVTYLLMLFVATGSWLYLITGSALGTGAALAAYQLFDHVRRRVSAWSNPWADIENKGYQITQSLFAIGTGGWFGMGLCQGMPGKIPVVEKDFIFSAVSEEMGAIFAICVLLICLGCFIQFMMIAARMQAVFYKLIAFGLGVEYIVQVFLTVGGVTKFIPSTGVTLPFVSYGGSSILGTFLLFGIIQGLYILKRNDEEETGEEVMP; from the coding sequence ATGACCAATCTGATTGTAGAAATATCCAAATATCTGATGATACTGCTGATGGCGGTCTACACCTATGCGAATTTCCGCTTTTTTTCCTTCCCGGATATGGAGCGCAAGCGCAAGGTATGTGCCAGGCAGAACCGGGCCATGTTCGCCATTCATTTTCTGGCGTACCTGGTTATGTTTCTGAAGACAGAGGACGAGGGGATGCAGGCCATGCTTCTGGCGTTTTACGGGGCCCAGGTGGTCTTTTTCCTGTGCTATATTTATCTGTACCGCCTGCTGTACCGGAATGTGTCCAGACTGCTGGTTAACAACGCCTGCATGCTGTTATGCGTGGGCTTTATCATGCTTACCCGGCTGTCCATGGCAAAGGGCCTGGACAAGGCCCTGCGCCAGTTTGCCATCGTGGTCATATCCGCGGCCCTGGCCTGGCTGGTGCCCTATATTATGGAGCGGGTATGGCAGCTTTACAAGCTTCAGTGGGTGTATGCGGGGGCAGGGCTCCTCATTCTTCTGGTGGTATGGGCTGCCGGCAATGAAAGCTTCGGGGCCCAATTGTCCCTTACCATAGCAGGTGTGTCCATCCAGCCGTCGGAATTTGTGAAGCTGACCTTTGTATTCTTCGCAGCGTCCATGTTCTATCAGTCCACGGATTTTAAGACCATTTTCCTGACAACGGCTGTGGCCGGTGCTCATGTTCTGGTGCTGGTGCTTTCCAAGGATTTGGGAAGCGCTCTGATTTTCTTTGTCACTTACCTGCTGATGCTCTTTGTGGCCACGGGAAGCTGGCTGTATCTGATAACGGGAAGCGCTCTGGGAACGGGAGCCGCCCTGGCAGCCTATCAGCTGTTCGACCATGTGCGCCGCAGGGTGTCGGCCTGGAGCAACCCGTGGGCCGATATAGAAAACAAAGGATACCAGATTACCCAGTCCCTTTTTGCCATTGGCACAGGGGGATGGTTTGGTATGGGACTCTGCCAGGGAATGCCGGGAAAGATACCGGTGGTGGAGAAGGATTTTATATTTTCGGCGGTGTCGGAGGAGATGGGGGCCATTTTTGCCATCTGCGTACTTCTTATCTGCCTGGGCTGTTTCATTCAGTTCATGATGATTGCAGCCAGAATGCAGGCCGTGTTCTACAAGCTGATAGCATTTGGTCTGGGAGTGGAGTATATCGTGCAGGTATTTCTGACTGTTGGCGGTGTGACCAAATTCATACCGTCCACAGGAGTGACGCTGCCCTTTGTCAGCTACGGAGGAAGCTCCATCCTGGGAACATTCCTGCTGTTTGGCATTATCCAGGGTCTTTATATCCTGAAACGCAACGATGAGGAAGAAACCGGAGAGGAGGTGATGCCATGA
- a CDS encoding peptidoglycan D,D-transpeptidase FtsI family protein — MSKKADTGSKSNQTSNRSILGITYVVAALFLGLAAYLGYFLQVKSEDVINNSYNARLDSFSDRIVRGRILASDGTVLAQTQMDGEGNETRVYPFGDIFDHAVGYSTKGKTGIEALANFYLLTSHVNLMEQVGNELTGNKNPGDDVYTTLDTELQQAAYAALGARKGVVIAMEPDTGKILAIVSKPGYDPNSLLGDWEALTAQENKEGQLLNRATQGLYPPGSTFKIVTALEYMREHPADYKNYQFDCDGVYENGEYRIKCYHGTAHGHQDFTLAFANSCNGAFASLGLEMDLGKWNSTAGELLFNGPLPLSGIPYKQSAYNMKPGAGTWEILQTSIGQGTTQITPLHNAMITAAIANGGTLMKPYFLDSVVSAGDETIKKFMPAAYGSLMSAEEAAGLTELMRAVVTEGTGSAVRTDAYTVAAKTGSAEFETGKETHAWFTGFAPAESPRLVVTVLVEEGGSGGKAAAPIARQLFDIYMGR, encoded by the coding sequence ATGAGTAAGAAGGCAGATACCGGCTCAAAGTCCAATCAAACATCCAACCGCAGCATTCTGGGCATCACCTATGTGGTGGCGGCCCTGTTCCTGGGACTGGCAGCCTATCTGGGGTATTTTCTTCAGGTGAAAAGCGAGGATGTAATAAACAACTCCTATAACGCAAGGCTGGACAGCTTTTCGGACCGTATCGTGAGGGGCAGGATTCTGGCATCAGACGGTACGGTGCTGGCCCAGACTCAGATGGACGGCGAGGGAAATGAGACAAGGGTGTATCCCTTCGGAGATATCTTTGACCATGCGGTGGGCTATTCCACCAAAGGCAAGACGGGAATCGAGGCCCTTGCCAATTTCTATCTGCTGACTTCCCATGTGAACCTGATGGAGCAGGTGGGAAATGAACTGACCGGCAATAAGAATCCGGGAGACGATGTATACACCACCCTGGATACAGAGCTTCAGCAGGCTGCCTACGCCGCGCTGGGAGCCAGAAAGGGAGTGGTCATTGCCATGGAGCCGGATACCGGCAAGATACTCGCCATTGTATCAAAGCCCGGCTACGATCCCAACAGCCTGCTGGGGGACTGGGAAGCCCTGACCGCCCAGGAAAATAAAGAGGGACAGCTTTTAAACAGGGCCACTCAGGGACTTTATCCCCCTGGTTCCACCTTTAAAATAGTGACTGCGCTGGAATATATGCGGGAACATCCTGCGGATTATAAGAATTACCAGTTTGACTGTGACGGTGTGTATGAGAACGGAGAATACCGGATTAAGTGCTATCACGGTACGGCCCATGGCCATCAGGATTTCACCCTGGCTTTTGCCAATTCCTGCAACGGCGCGTTTGCCAGCCTGGGTCTTGAGATGGACCTGGGAAAATGGAACAGCACCGCGGGAGAGCTCCTCTTTAACGGACCTCTCCCGCTGAGCGGAATTCCCTATAAGCAGAGCGCCTACAACATGAAACCCGGAGCCGGAACCTGGGAAATTCTGCAGACCTCCATCGGACAGGGAACAACCCAGATTACGCCCCTTCACAATGCCATGATTACGGCTGCCATAGCCAACGGAGGCACCCTGATGAAACCCTATTTTCTGGACTCTGTTGTCAGCGCGGGAGATGAAACCATCAAAAAGTTCATGCCCGCCGCCTACGGAAGCCTTATGAGCGCGGAGGAGGCAGCGGGACTTACGGAGCTTATGAGAGCGGTTGTCACAGAGGGAACGGGTTCGGCTGTGCGCACAGATGCTTATACGGTGGCGGCAAAGACAGGGTCTGCCGAGTTTGAGACAGGAAAGGAAACCCATGCCTGGTTCACCGGATTTGCGCCGGCTGAGTCACCGCGGCTGGTGGTGACGGTTCTGGTGGAGGAAGGCGGCAGCGGAGGAAAGGCGGCGGCCCCCATAGCCAGACAGCTTTTTGATATCTATATGGGCCGTTGA
- the speB gene encoding agmatinase, translated as MKQPASALSSPRFCNMGTFMRMQKVDSAEGLDFAIAGAPFDTASSFRSGSRFGPNAIRNISAMMKPNNVIMQVNIMDGLKGGDIGDFNVTPGYIRPTYQAIEEGVAGILKENACPIVLGGDHSITLAELRAAAKKYGPVALVHFDSHSDLCDEVFGQKYNHGTPFRRALEENLIDASHSIQVGMRGSLYDPDEHKMAAELGMKLIPAHKVREMGLETLVKTILERVGDKPCFLTFDIDFVDPAYAPGTGTPEVGGFTSLEALELVRNIKDLNFVGFDLVEVLPAYDHGEITAYLAANIVFEYLSILAVKKKAK; from the coding sequence ATTAAACAACCGGCAAGTGCCTTATCTTCACCAAGATTTTGTAATATGGGAACATTCATGAGAATGCAGAAAGTGGACTCAGCAGAGGGGCTGGATTTCGCCATCGCAGGGGCTCCATTTGACACAGCCAGTTCCTTCCGGTCCGGCTCACGCTTTGGTCCCAACGCAATCAGGAATATCTCAGCCATGATGAAGCCCAACAATGTAATCATGCAGGTAAACATCATGGACGGGTTAAAGGGCGGGGATATAGGTGATTTTAATGTGACTCCGGGTTACATACGCCCAACCTACCAGGCAATTGAAGAAGGGGTTGCCGGCATCCTGAAGGAAAACGCATGTCCCATCGTACTGGGAGGCGACCATTCCATCACGCTGGCGGAGCTTCGCGCGGCTGCCAAAAAGTACGGCCCCGTTGCCCTGGTACACTTTGACTCCCACTCCGATTTATGCGATGAGGTATTTGGCCAGAAATATAACCATGGCACGCCATTCCGCAGGGCGTTGGAGGAAAACCTTATCGATGCGTCCCATTCCATCCAGGTGGGGATGCGCGGATCCCTGTATGACCCGGATGAGCATAAGATGGCGGCAGAGCTGGGAATGAAGCTGATTCCGGCCCACAAGGTAAGAGAAATGGGGCTGGAGACACTGGTTAAGACGATTCTGGAACGGGTAGGTGATAAGCCATGCTTCCTGACCTTTGACATTGACTTTGTAGACCCTGCATATGCTCCCGGAACAGGCACTCCTGAGGTGGGAGGCTTTACTTCCCTGGAAGCTCTGGAGCTGGTACGGAATATCAAGGATTTGAACTTTGTGGGATTTGACCTTGTGGAGGTACTTCCGGCATATGACCACGGTGAAATAACCGCTTATCTGGCAGCCAACATTGTATTTGAATACCTGTCCATCCTGGCAGTGAAGAAAAAAGCAAAATAG
- a CDS encoding YjiH family protein has protein sequence MENDNNVNGNLNDNSVLDALVLTGNQWKGGIVKAVIFTLIAVIIFFVPVTVRGSTDVTFGIIYKNIKAGLGLAGLWMGGLIIMGNGLASVYGKYFCKNRDSAVYRYYQEDSVLHPLFYLMGSIFALILVLHYTFPAFEGPAAIVSPGIGETVYSIAMDVAWIIPVSAVFMPFLLNYGIVDFIGSLMEPLMRPVFKIPGRSAVNAIASFVSSASVGVLITSKLYQRGIYTKKEAALIATGFSAVSVGFAYKVIETADLSEYFLPIYFIALLVTLIVSFFMARIPPLSRKASVFADGRQQTKEEIQAERVPARAVLKTGASRAVKKAATAPGLFKEIRSSILDSCYVLPKVISLLTAVGIIAMLIAAYTPVFNWIGKLFAPLLVLLQVPNAAEIAPALPVGIAEMFLPVLMIADKVGTLAVGARYMVVTVSMVQIIFFSETIVVMMSTKIPVSLKELIICFFERTIVAIPISALFMHLLF, from the coding sequence ATGGAAAATGACAATAATGTGAACGGGAACCTGAATGACAACTCGGTATTAGACGCCCTGGTGCTTACCGGAAATCAGTGGAAAGGCGGGATAGTAAAGGCAGTCATCTTCACCTTGATTGCAGTCATCATCTTTTTTGTCCCGGTCACGGTAAGGGGAAGCACGGATGTCACCTTCGGCATCATATATAAAAATATTAAAGCTGGCCTGGGACTTGCGGGACTCTGGATGGGCGGACTTATCATCATGGGAAACGGCCTGGCCAGCGTATACGGAAAATACTTTTGTAAAAACAGGGATTCAGCTGTTTACAGGTACTATCAGGAGGATTCGGTGCTGCATCCGCTGTTTTACCTGATGGGCAGTATATTTGCCCTGATTCTGGTACTGCACTACACCTTTCCCGCCTTTGAAGGGCCGGCGGCCATCGTCAGTCCCGGCATAGGAGAAACCGTATACTCCATTGCCATGGACGTAGCCTGGATTATTCCGGTCAGTGCGGTCTTCATGCCGTTTCTGCTGAATTACGGAATCGTGGATTTTATCGGAAGCCTGATGGAGCCGCTGATGCGGCCTGTGTTTAAGATTCCCGGCAGGAGTGCTGTCAACGCCATTGCGTCCTTTGTCAGCTCTGCCTCGGTGGGGGTGCTGATTACCAGCAAGCTGTACCAGCGTGGGATTTACACGAAAAAGGAAGCAGCCCTCATCGCCACGGGATTCAGCGCGGTCAGCGTGGGATTTGCCTATAAGGTGATAGAGACAGCCGACCTTTCGGAATATTTCCTGCCCATTTATTTTATCGCGCTGCTGGTGACGCTCATTGTCAGCTTCTTTATGGCCAGGATTCCGCCTTTGTCCCGCAAGGCGTCTGTGTTTGCAGACGGACGGCAGCAGACAAAGGAGGAGATTCAGGCGGAACGTGTACCTGCCAGGGCAGTGCTTAAGACAGGCGCGTCCAGGGCAGTCAAGAAAGCGGCCACTGCGCCCGGCCTTTTTAAGGAAATCCGGTCCAGTATTCTGGACAGCTGTTATGTGCTGCCAAAGGTGATATCACTTCTGACGGCCGTGGGAATCATAGCAATGCTCATCGCCGCTTATACCCCGGTATTTAACTGGATTGGCAAATTATTTGCCCCCCTGCTTGTTCTGCTGCAGGTTCCCAACGCGGCTGAGATTGCGCCGGCCCTTCCGGTTGGAATCGCGGAGATGTTCCTGCCCGTGCTGATGATTGCCGATAAGGTCGGCACCCTGGCCGTGGGGGCCAGGTACATGGTGGTCACCGTATCCATGGTGCAGATTATCTTCTTTTCTGAAACCATCGTGGTCATGATGTCAACTAAGATACCCGTATCCTTGAAGGAACTGATTATCTGCTTCTTTGAACGGACCATTGTGGCCATACCAATCAGCGCATTGTTCATGCATCTATTATTTTAA